In Longimicrobiaceae bacterium, the following are encoded in one genomic region:
- a CDS encoding site-specific DNA-methyltransferase, with the protein MRPYYKDESVVLYHGDWRDAAWLRGDLIIADPPYGETSLDWDRWPSGWPGQALPLAPQMWCFGSFRMFWDRSLEFDGWKLAQEVIWEKHNGSGFHADRFKRVHEVVAHFYTGAWGDLYLAPVTTPDATKRTIRRKRRPPHTGRIEAGSYASEDGGPRLMRSVIQVRSCHGRAINETQKPEGIVRPLIEYSCPPGGTVISLFAGSGTDLLVAKELGRKAIGFEVREGQCEGAARRLSQEVPALGGAA; encoded by the coding sequence GTGAGGCCGTACTACAAGGACGAATCAGTTGTGCTCTACCACGGGGACTGGCGCGATGCGGCATGGCTTCGCGGAGACCTCATCATCGCGGACCCACCATATGGCGAGACGTCCCTGGATTGGGATCGCTGGCCCAGCGGGTGGCCCGGGCAAGCATTGCCACTGGCGCCGCAGATGTGGTGCTTCGGGTCGTTCCGGATGTTTTGGGATCGGAGCCTCGAATTCGACGGGTGGAAGTTGGCTCAGGAAGTAATTTGGGAGAAGCACAACGGCAGCGGATTCCACGCCGATCGGTTCAAGCGGGTGCATGAAGTGGTGGCGCACTTCTACACCGGCGCATGGGGAGACCTCTACCTGGCTCCGGTTACCACCCCGGACGCCACGAAGCGCACCATTCGCAGGAAGAGGCGCCCACCACACACCGGCCGCATCGAGGCGGGAAGCTACGCCAGCGAGGATGGTGGGCCGCGCCTGATGCGCTCGGTGATTCAGGTACGCTCGTGCCACGGCCGCGCGATCAACGAAACGCAGAAGCCGGAGGGTATCGTCCGGCCGCTTATTGAGTACTCGTGCCCGCCGGGCGGTACGGTGATCTCCCTGTTTGCGGGGAGCGGGACGGATCTACTCGTCGCGAAGGAGCTGGGGCGGAAGGCCATCGGCTTCGAGGTGCGCGAAGGGCAGTGCGAAGGTGCTGCGCGCCGGCTGTCGCAGGAGGTGCCGGCGTTAGGAGGTGCAGCGTGA